In Mycolicibacterium alvei, a single window of DNA contains:
- a CDS encoding methylmalonyl-CoA mutase family protein, with the protein MSEQDVSRVETPSGIPLAPVYGPDDRAVEPPAPGTYPFTRGNFASGYRGKTWTFRQYSGFGTAEESNRRYRYLLDQGGTGLSVALDLPTQCGYDSDDEEYGEEVGRVGVAVDTLADAEILFDGIPLDKISTSFTINGTAAILLAFYVAAAEKKGVPREKLTGTIQNDILKEYASRGTWIWPPEPSLRLIADTIEFCAGEVPRFNAISVAGAHFRDAGANAVQEMSFTLADGVTYCDTVVERGRMTIDKFAPQISFFFYTHGDFFEEIAKYRAGRRRWATIVRERYGATTDKASMFRFGCVAGGASLYAPQAQNNLVRVAYESMAAVLGGVQSMFTAAWDEPFALPSEESATLALRTQQILAYETGVTKVADPLGGSYFVEALTDATEAKIIEIMDDLEKHGGMVRCIEDGYLQGLIADEAYKIHQETESGERPVVGVNRFVTDEPAPDIDTYELDAEGRDLQLKRLAKVKAERDDVAVKETLAALARGAEGDDNLMHRLIDCANAYCTVGEMVTTLKSVWGEFQQPVVF; encoded by the coding sequence ATGAGCGAGCAAGATGTCTCTCGTGTAGAGACCCCATCTGGCATCCCGCTGGCGCCCGTCTACGGACCGGACGACCGTGCGGTCGAGCCCCCTGCGCCCGGGACCTACCCCTTCACCCGAGGCAACTTCGCCTCCGGCTACCGCGGGAAGACCTGGACCTTCCGGCAGTACTCGGGCTTCGGTACCGCCGAGGAATCCAACCGCCGATACCGCTACCTGCTCGACCAGGGTGGGACGGGCCTGTCGGTGGCGCTGGACCTGCCGACGCAGTGTGGCTACGACTCCGACGACGAAGAATACGGGGAAGAGGTCGGCCGCGTCGGCGTCGCCGTCGATACTCTTGCCGACGCCGAGATCCTGTTCGACGGCATCCCGCTGGACAAGATCAGCACCAGCTTCACCATCAACGGCACCGCGGCCATCCTGCTGGCCTTCTACGTCGCCGCAGCCGAGAAGAAGGGTGTGCCGCGCGAGAAGCTCACCGGCACCATCCAGAACGACATCCTCAAGGAATACGCGTCGCGCGGCACCTGGATCTGGCCGCCCGAGCCGTCCCTGCGGCTGATTGCCGACACCATCGAGTTCTGCGCGGGTGAGGTGCCCCGGTTCAACGCCATCTCGGTAGCCGGTGCGCACTTCCGCGACGCGGGCGCCAACGCCGTACAGGAGATGTCGTTCACCCTGGCCGACGGTGTCACCTATTGCGACACCGTCGTCGAACGCGGCCGGATGACGATCGACAAGTTCGCCCCGCAGATTTCGTTCTTCTTCTACACCCACGGTGACTTCTTCGAGGAGATCGCCAAATACCGTGCGGGCCGGCGTCGTTGGGCCACGATCGTGCGCGAGCGCTACGGCGCGACCACCGACAAGGCCTCGATGTTCCGGTTCGGCTGTGTGGCCGGCGGAGCCTCGCTGTATGCCCCGCAGGCACAGAACAACCTGGTCCGGGTGGCCTACGAGTCGATGGCAGCCGTGCTCGGCGGTGTGCAGTCGATGTTCACCGCCGCCTGGGACGAACCGTTTGCCCTGCCCAGTGAGGAGTCGGCCACGCTGGCCCTGCGCACCCAGCAGATCCTGGCGTACGAGACCGGCGTGACCAAGGTGGCCGATCCGCTCGGCGGGTCCTACTTCGTCGAGGCGCTGACCGATGCCACCGAGGCCAAGATCATCGAGATCATGGACGACTTGGAGAAGCACGGCGGGATGGTCCGCTGCATCGAGGACGGCTATCTGCAGGGCCTGATCGCCGACGAGGCGTACAAGATCCACCAAGAGACCGAGTCGGGTGAACGTCCGGTGGTCGGGGTCAATCGGTTTGTCACCGACGAACCGGCGCCCGACATCGACACCTACGAGCTCGATGCCGAGGGCCGTGATCTACAGCTGAAGCGGCTGGCGAAGGTCAAGGCCGAGCGCGACGACGTTGCGGTCAAAGAGACATTGGCCGCGTTGGCCAGGGGCGCCGAAGGTGACGACAACCTGATGCACCGGTTGATCGACTGCGCCAACGCCTATTGCACGGTGGGAGAGATGGTGACGACGTTGAAGTCCGTGTGGGGCGAGTTCCAGCAGCCGGTGGTTTTCTGA
- a CDS encoding cobalamin B12-binding domain-containing protein, with the protein MATRVLVAKPGLDGHDRGAKIVARTLRDAGFEVIYTGIRQRIEDIVSIALQEDVALVGLSILSGAHVALTTRTVDALRAAEAGDIAVVVGGTIPQSDVQKLLDAGAAAVFPTGTSLETLVTDVRALTEKVSES; encoded by the coding sequence ATGGCAACACGTGTTCTGGTCGCCAAGCCGGGTCTCGACGGTCACGACCGCGGGGCCAAGATCGTCGCCCGTACCTTGCGTGACGCGGGTTTCGAGGTCATCTACACAGGTATCCGGCAGCGCATCGAAGACATCGTCTCGATCGCTCTGCAGGAAGACGTTGCCTTGGTGGGACTTTCGATCCTGTCCGGCGCGCACGTCGCGCTGACCACCCGGACCGTCGACGCACTGCGGGCTGCCGAGGCCGGCGACATCGCGGTCGTCGTCGGCGGCACGATCCCACAGTCCGATGTCCAGAAACTCCTCGATGCCGGTGCGGCCGCGGTGTTCCCGACCGGAACGTCGCTCGAAACTCTGGTGACCGATGTTCGTGCGCTGACAGAAAAGGTTTCGGAGTCATGA
- a CDS encoding LLM class F420-dependent oxidoreductase — MRLGVMIGAERGDMARKVSKLVSDIQWAESAGLDSAWMPQVPNDFDCLTMVALMAANTSRIELGTAVVPLQAQHPVALARQALSVHAMSAGRLALGVGPSHHWIVRDMLGLPYEKPAAYTRDYLQVLNTAIAGPGPVDVENDSFTVHNPTVLAADTPMPVLVSALGPVMLQIAGEHADGTSLWMADEKAIGEHIAPKINKAAAEAGKPAPRIVAGIPVTLCANSEIEAAKDRANRILAEAETSPNYQRLLDRGEARNVGDLCAAGDEDSILKRFKQFADAGVTDLSVRLLPIGETRDQLIASKYRTREVIAELAKAVR, encoded by the coding sequence ATGAGGCTGGGTGTGATGATCGGGGCCGAGCGCGGCGATATGGCCCGCAAGGTTTCCAAGCTTGTCTCCGACATCCAGTGGGCGGAATCAGCCGGGCTGGACAGTGCATGGATGCCGCAGGTGCCCAACGACTTCGACTGTCTGACGATGGTGGCGTTGATGGCGGCCAACACCAGCCGCATCGAGCTCGGTACCGCGGTGGTGCCGCTGCAGGCCCAGCACCCGGTCGCGCTGGCCAGGCAGGCGCTGTCGGTGCACGCGATGTCCGCGGGTCGGTTGGCACTGGGTGTCGGACCCTCGCATCACTGGATCGTGCGCGACATGCTGGGTCTGCCCTACGAGAAGCCCGCTGCCTACACGCGTGACTACCTTCAGGTGCTGAACACCGCCATCGCCGGTCCCGGACCCGTTGATGTGGAGAACGATTCGTTCACCGTGCACAACCCGACGGTGCTCGCCGCCGACACCCCGATGCCCGTGCTGGTATCGGCCTTGGGCCCGGTGATGCTGCAGATCGCCGGTGAGCATGCCGACGGAACCTCACTGTGGATGGCCGACGAGAAGGCGATCGGCGAGCACATCGCGCCGAAGATCAACAAGGCCGCGGCCGAAGCGGGCAAGCCCGCACCACGGATCGTCGCGGGCATCCCCGTCACGTTGTGTGCCAACTCCGAGATCGAGGCTGCCAAGGACCGGGCCAACCGGATCCTGGCCGAGGCCGAGACATCGCCGAATTACCAGCGGCTGCTGGACCGGGGTGAGGCCCGCAATGTCGGCGACCTATGCGCCGCCGGTGACGAGGATTCAATCCTGAAGCGGTTCAAGCAGTTCGCCGATGCGGGGGTGACCGATCTGTCGGTGCGGTTGCTGCCGATCGGGGAGACCCGTGACCAGCTGATCGCGTCGAAGTACCGAACGCGTGAGGTGATCGCCGAGCTGGCCAAGGCGGTCAGGTGA
- a CDS encoding CaiB/BaiF CoA transferase family protein — MLAGPYATMMLADLGAEVIKVEPPGGEISRQVSDSYFASLNRGKRSICLDLASESGQAKLGELVADSHALLVNMKPSVIRRLGLTYEALSRFNPKLVCVAMTGFGLDGGDDPAFDYVIQAATGVAAMTGDPDGPPTLPGYSSADNSTGLTAALGLLAMIVSGDGGQVDVSLRDVMLSQLNYRASAYLNDGAAPRRHPFGAHSYYVPAQLFPTADGYLALFITHDGFWKSFAGEAGIAGFETMAERAGRRDEVLEVVTAELATDTAASWESRLKPLGIPVAAVRTLPEALTATPEVLVTAGDFQLVGSPVHIAGYTPEYRPAPVFDEYGQSSPVSASGS; from the coding sequence ATGCTGGCCGGCCCGTACGCCACCATGATGCTGGCCGATCTCGGTGCCGAGGTGATCAAGGTCGAGCCACCGGGCGGGGAGATCTCCCGTCAGGTCAGCGACAGCTATTTCGCCAGCCTCAACCGGGGTAAGCGCAGCATCTGCCTGGATCTCGCCTCGGAGTCCGGTCAGGCGAAACTCGGTGAGCTGGTGGCTGATTCGCATGCGCTACTGGTGAACATGAAGCCGTCGGTGATCCGCAGGCTGGGCCTGACCTATGAAGCGCTGTCGCGGTTCAATCCCAAGCTCGTCTGTGTCGCGATGACGGGATTCGGGCTGGACGGGGGAGACGACCCGGCATTCGACTACGTCATCCAGGCCGCCACGGGCGTGGCCGCGATGACCGGTGACCCTGACGGCCCGCCCACGCTGCCGGGCTACTCCTCGGCGGACAACTCGACGGGGCTGACCGCTGCACTGGGCCTGCTGGCGATGATCGTCTCCGGCGACGGTGGCCAGGTGGACGTCTCGCTGCGTGACGTCATGCTCTCGCAACTGAACTACCGCGCCTCGGCGTACCTCAACGACGGTGCCGCGCCGCGCCGCCACCCCTTCGGTGCGCATTCGTATTACGTTCCGGCGCAACTGTTCCCGACCGCCGACGGCTACCTGGCGTTGTTCATCACCCATGACGGGTTCTGGAAGTCGTTCGCCGGTGAAGCTGGCATCGCGGGTTTCGAGACCATGGCTGAGCGGGCCGGCCGGCGCGATGAAGTTCTCGAGGTGGTGACGGCCGAGCTGGCCACCGATACCGCCGCGAGCTGGGAGTCACGGCTCAAGCCGCTCGGAATTCCGGTGGCTGCAGTGCGCACGTTGCCCGAAGCGCTGACCGCGACACCGGAGGTGCTCGTCACCGCGGGGGATTTCCAGTTGGTCGGCAGCCCGGTGCATATCGCCGGGTACACGCCGGAGTACCGGCCTGCGCCGGTGTTCGACGAGTACGGCCAGAGTTCGCCGGTTTCTGCGTCGGGGTCGTGA
- a CDS encoding 2Fe-2S iron-sulfur cluster-binding protein: MTAAAMAGSEVDGKVTIVFDREQLSVPRRQGETLLESARRAGMTPPFSCEAGNCGTCMAKLLEGTATMRVNDALDDDEVAEGYVLTCQAVPDCDSVTVSYDED, translated from the coding sequence ATGACCGCAGCAGCGATGGCCGGCAGCGAAGTGGACGGCAAGGTCACGATCGTCTTCGACCGCGAGCAGTTGTCCGTGCCGCGCAGGCAGGGCGAGACACTGCTGGAGAGCGCACGCCGGGCCGGTATGACGCCGCCGTTCTCGTGCGAGGCCGGTAACTGCGGCACCTGCATGGCCAAGCTCCTCGAGGGCACCGCCACCATGCGGGTCAACGACGCACTCGACGACGACGAGGTGGCCGAGGGCTACGTGCTGACCTGCCAGGCCGTCCCGGACTGCGATTCGGTGACGGTCTCCTACGACGAGGACTGA
- a CDS encoding class I adenylate-forming enzyme family protein: protein MSGPAVLAFDDREYTLAELDALTSGMATALEHRGVRAGDRVAMMSSNRPEFVVALRAIWGLGAVAVLISPAWKAAEVAHALALTAPGHAVGDHEVLAAQMPMLHLDEPITPGRRQFDPPDPDGDALFVFSSGTTGLPKAVRHTHRGFAAAVEHWRDALGFTDADRMQIMTPPSHILGLLNIAMVLDTGAWMRLHRRFDIDAMLRHIESDRVTIEMAVAPIALALASHPDLERYDLSSLRYVMWCATPVTRSVAEAVTERTGVRWLTAYGTTELPVIACNPLDATHIDTVGTPVSGVDVRIGEDGEIQVRSASVMAGYLPKDATAGAFCDGWYRTGDIGYLDDDGYLHITDRSKEMVKVRGFQVAPAEVEAVLHGHPAVTDCAVFGVTDSADGEAIVAAVATHSAVSAGELIDLVGERLASYKRPSRVEFVTEIPRLPSGKVLRRVLKERHGRSSDV from the coding sequence TTGAGTGGCCCCGCCGTGCTCGCATTCGACGACCGCGAGTACACCCTGGCCGAGCTCGACGCGCTGACCAGCGGGATGGCCACCGCCCTGGAACACCGCGGTGTCCGCGCGGGTGATCGTGTCGCCATGATGTCGTCCAACCGTCCCGAATTTGTCGTGGCGCTACGGGCGATCTGGGGCCTGGGCGCGGTCGCGGTGTTGATCAGCCCGGCCTGGAAGGCTGCCGAGGTGGCCCATGCCCTTGCCCTGACAGCGCCCGGTCATGCGGTGGGTGATCACGAGGTGCTGGCCGCGCAGATGCCCATGCTGCATCTGGATGAGCCGATCACCCCCGGCCGGCGACAGTTCGATCCGCCCGACCCGGACGGCGACGCCCTGTTCGTATTCAGTTCGGGAACCACGGGCCTGCCCAAGGCGGTCCGGCACACCCATCGCGGGTTCGCCGCGGCGGTCGAGCACTGGCGTGACGCGCTGGGTTTCACCGACGCCGACCGCATGCAGATCATGACGCCGCCGTCGCACATCCTCGGCCTGCTCAACATCGCCATGGTTCTCGACACCGGCGCCTGGATGCGCCTGCACCGCCGGTTCGACATCGATGCCATGCTGCGCCATATCGAATCCGACCGGGTCACGATCGAGATGGCAGTGGCGCCAATCGCCTTGGCGTTGGCTTCTCATCCCGACCTCGAGCGCTACGATCTGTCTTCGCTGCGGTATGTGATGTGGTGTGCCACCCCGGTGACCCGCAGCGTCGCCGAAGCCGTCACCGAACGAACCGGGGTGCGCTGGCTGACCGCCTACGGCACCACCGAGCTTCCGGTGATCGCGTGTAATCCACTGGACGCCACTCACATCGACACGGTCGGCACCCCGGTGAGTGGGGTCGACGTCCGTATCGGTGAGGACGGCGAGATCCAGGTGAGATCCGCCTCGGTGATGGCCGGTTACCTGCCGAAGGACGCCACGGCGGGCGCATTCTGCGATGGCTGGTACCGCACCGGGGACATCGGTTACCTCGACGACGACGGATACCTGCACATCACCGACCGTTCCAAGGAGATGGTCAAGGTCCGTGGCTTCCAGGTGGCGCCGGCCGAGGTCGAGGCCGTGCTGCACGGCCATCCGGCGGTCACCGACTGCGCGGTGTTCGGTGTGACCGACTCGGCCGACGGCGAGGCCATCGTCGCCGCCGTGGCCACCCATTCTGCGGTGTCAGCCGGGGAGCTCATCGACCTCGTCGGTGAGCGGCTGGCCTCGTACAAGCGGCCCAGCCGCGTGGAGTTCGTAACCGAGATACCCCGGTTACCTTCCGGAAAGGTATTGCGACGAGTGCTGAAGGAGCGGCATGGACGTTCGTCTGACGTCTGA
- a CDS encoding acyl-CoA dehydrogenase family protein — protein sequence MDVRLTSEQQQLREAAAKLADDLGPDAVGELSDEGRIARLESTVAATEWRTLRSDGASGVEVAIVAEEFGRGLVDVPFLGPVLADDLARRLDREVAVGSEEAATAGVDLTRSTAGVVESPAELGELSSEEALRWQALALAATSADLVGAARGVHALAVDYAKVREQYGSTIGSYQAVAHLLAEGLALIEGSISVLRHAAWAVDELPGEDAVRAGKIAKVYCARAARTVCETAIQVHGGIGNTWECLAHVYLRRILVATELWPVKLEDLEVTDLGLS from the coding sequence ATGGACGTTCGTCTGACGTCTGAACAGCAGCAGCTGCGAGAGGCCGCTGCGAAACTGGCCGACGACCTCGGACCGGATGCGGTCGGTGAGTTATCGGATGAGGGCCGGATAGCCCGGTTGGAAAGTACGGTCGCAGCCACTGAGTGGCGCACCCTGCGTTCCGACGGCGCCTCCGGTGTGGAAGTGGCGATCGTCGCCGAGGAGTTCGGGCGCGGTCTTGTCGACGTGCCGTTCCTCGGACCGGTACTGGCCGACGATCTGGCCCGTCGGCTCGATCGTGAGGTCGCGGTGGGGTCCGAGGAAGCGGCCACCGCCGGTGTGGATCTCACCCGCAGCACGGCGGGTGTGGTCGAGTCGCCCGCCGAGCTCGGTGAACTGTCGAGCGAGGAGGCCCTGCGTTGGCAGGCGCTGGCGCTGGCCGCCACTAGCGCCGACCTGGTCGGTGCCGCCCGCGGCGTGCACGCGCTGGCTGTCGATTACGCGAAAGTCCGTGAGCAGTACGGCTCGACGATCGGCTCGTACCAGGCTGTCGCGCATCTGCTGGCCGAGGGCCTGGCCTTGATCGAGGGTTCGATCAGCGTGCTGCGCCACGCGGCATGGGCAGTCGACGAGTTGCCCGGGGAGGACGCCGTCCGGGCCGGAAAGATCGCCAAGGTCTACTGCGCCCGCGCCGCACGGACCGTGTGCGAGACCGCGATCCAGGTGCACGGCGGTATCGGAAACACTTGGGAATGCCTGGCGCATGTGTATCTGCGTCGGATTCTGGTGGCCACCGAGTTGTGGCCCGTCAAGCTAGAGGACTTGGAGGTCACTGATCTTGGACTTTCGTGA
- a CDS encoding acyl-CoA dehydrogenase family protein: MDFRDSSEEAAFRDRLRTWLADNAASFKASGDDYWARMGEWHQALYAAGFFGTSWPKEFGGQDLAPVYDVIVDEELARAGAPPRPSLGYLVVGLGHHGSKELQERFLPGMINGTERWCQGFSEPGAGSDLASLTTTATRDGDNYIINGHKIWTSYSDVADWCLVLARTDKDVARHKGISAFIVSMHQDGIEQRPLQMINGVTTEFGQVAFDGAVVPASNMVGAPGDGWRLAMTVVSHEREPSTLGYSARYGKLVREMASRVSGKTPEDLAWAGVQAEMLRLHVRRRLSEQLDGIKHGPDGSLDKLLMTWVEQSVGHAALAVTGTTDPELLSAYLYSRAQSVMGGTSQIQKNIIASRILGLGV, encoded by the coding sequence TTGGACTTTCGTGATTCATCTGAGGAAGCTGCCTTCCGGGACCGGCTGCGGACCTGGCTGGCGGACAACGCCGCATCCTTCAAGGCATCGGGCGACGATTACTGGGCCCGGATGGGGGAGTGGCATCAGGCCCTCTATGCCGCAGGGTTTTTCGGCACGTCGTGGCCCAAGGAGTTCGGCGGCCAGGATCTCGCGCCGGTCTACGACGTCATCGTCGACGAGGAGCTGGCCCGGGCCGGTGCACCGCCGCGGCCCAGCCTCGGCTACCTGGTGGTCGGCCTGGGCCATCACGGCAGCAAGGAGCTTCAGGAGCGGTTCCTGCCGGGCATGATCAACGGCACCGAGCGGTGGTGCCAGGGCTTTTCGGAGCCGGGCGCCGGTTCGGATCTGGCCTCGCTGACCACCACGGCGACGCGCGACGGCGACAACTACATCATCAACGGACACAAGATCTGGACCAGCTACTCCGATGTGGCGGACTGGTGCCTGGTGCTGGCCCGCACCGACAAGGACGTGGCGCGGCATAAAGGCATCTCGGCCTTCATCGTGTCCATGCACCAGGACGGCATCGAACAGCGCCCGTTGCAGATGATCAACGGTGTCACCACCGAATTCGGCCAGGTGGCGTTCGACGGTGCGGTGGTGCCGGCTTCGAATATGGTCGGTGCGCCGGGCGACGGTTGGCGCCTTGCCATGACGGTGGTCAGCCATGAGCGCGAGCCGTCGACCCTGGGGTATTCGGCACGGTACGGAAAGCTGGTGCGTGAGATGGCTTCTCGCGTGTCCGGCAAAACGCCAGAGGACCTCGCCTGGGCCGGGGTGCAGGCCGAGATGTTGCGCTTGCACGTCCGCCGACGGCTGTCCGAGCAACTCGACGGCATCAAGCACGGGCCGGACGGCTCGCTGGACAAGCTGTTGATGACGTGGGTCGAGCAGTCCGTCGGGCATGCCGCTCTCGCGGTGACCGGAACCACTGATCCGGAGCTGCTCAGTGCGTATCTGTACAGCCGCGCCCAGAGCGTCATGGGCGGCACGTCGCAGATTCAGAAGAACATCATCGCGTCGCGAATCCTCGGATTAGGGGTCTAA
- a CDS encoding enoyl-CoA hydratase/isomerase family protein: MYGMPDEIDVQADGALRIITLNRPDALNAVNDNLHVGLARLWEALNEDAEARAAVITGAGRAFSAGGDFNYLDELRRDEALRQKTIKHGRDLVIGMVRCRIPVVAAVNGPAVGLGCSLAALSDIVYMAETAHFADPHVQIGLVAADGGPLVWGSQISLLQAKEFALTGVRIKAQRALELGLANHVVEDPLAEAIACAKKLIDLPKQAVEATKRLMNIQLEQQVMASLDYANLAEYVSFGTADFNRIVDGLIAKG; encoded by the coding sequence ATGTACGGAATGCCAGACGAAATCGATGTGCAGGCCGATGGTGCCCTGCGCATCATCACGTTGAACCGCCCCGATGCACTGAACGCGGTCAACGACAACCTGCATGTCGGACTGGCGCGGCTGTGGGAAGCGCTCAACGAGGATGCCGAGGCGCGTGCCGCGGTGATCACCGGTGCGGGACGGGCCTTTTCGGCCGGGGGCGACTTCAACTACCTCGACGAACTGCGCCGCGATGAGGCCCTGCGCCAGAAGACGATCAAGCACGGCCGCGACCTCGTCATCGGCATGGTGCGTTGCCGCATTCCGGTGGTGGCCGCGGTGAACGGCCCGGCCGTCGGCCTGGGCTGCAGTCTGGCCGCGCTGTCGGACATCGTCTACATGGCCGAGACCGCGCACTTCGCCGATCCGCACGTGCAGATCGGACTGGTGGCCGCCGACGGTGGTCCGCTGGTGTGGGGTTCGCAGATCAGCCTGTTGCAGGCCAAGGAGTTTGCGCTCACCGGTGTCCGGATCAAGGCCCAGCGGGCGTTGGAACTGGGCCTGGCCAACCATGTGGTCGAGGATCCGCTGGCCGAGGCGATTGCCTGCGCCAAGAAGCTCATCGACCTGCCCAAGCAGGCCGTCGAGGCCACCAAGCGGTTGATGAACATCCAGTTGGAGCAGCAGGTGATGGCGTCGCTGGACTACGCCAACCTGGCCGAGTACGTGTCGTTCGGCACCGCTGACTTCAATCGGATCGTCGACGGGCTCATCGCCAAGGGTTAG
- a CDS encoding SDR family NAD(P)-dependent oxidoreductase yields the protein MHESSAHRGGTSGNLCGKVAFVAGASRGIGATIAAALAAEGASVAVAARSEEQGKLPGTIGSVAEAINDAGGQALPVACDVTDEGSVATAVAKTVSEFGGIDILVANAGVLWLGPVESTPLKRWQLCLDVNLTGVFLVTKAVIPHVRERGGGSLIAITTTGVDMIEHGANAYWVSKAAAERLYLGLAADLRGDNIAVNCLSPSRVVLTEGWQAGGSGLQIPPDMVEPPEAMGLAAVRLAGQNAGGVTGTVQRSEALTF from the coding sequence ATGCACGAATCGTCGGCCCACCGCGGCGGAACGTCCGGCAACCTGTGCGGAAAGGTCGCCTTCGTCGCCGGCGCGAGCCGCGGGATCGGCGCGACGATCGCTGCCGCGCTGGCTGCCGAGGGCGCCTCGGTGGCCGTGGCCGCGCGCTCAGAGGAACAGGGCAAACTCCCCGGCACCATCGGATCGGTGGCCGAGGCCATCAACGATGCGGGCGGGCAGGCCCTCCCGGTCGCCTGCGACGTCACTGACGAGGGGTCGGTGGCCACAGCTGTCGCCAAGACAGTTTCAGAGTTCGGCGGCATCGACATCCTCGTTGCCAACGCCGGCGTGCTCTGGCTCGGTCCGGTCGAGAGCACACCACTCAAGCGCTGGCAGCTGTGCCTCGACGTCAACCTCACCGGGGTGTTCCTGGTGACCAAGGCCGTCATTCCGCACGTTCGCGAACGAGGTGGCGGGTCACTCATCGCGATCACCACCACCGGTGTCGACATGATCGAGCACGGTGCCAACGCCTACTGGGTGTCCAAAGCCGCCGCCGAACGCCTTTACCTGGGCCTGGCCGCCGATCTGCGCGGCGACAACATCGCCGTCAACTGCCTGAGTCCGTCACGTGTCGTGCTGACCGAGGGCTGGCAGGCCGGTGGCAGCGGGCTGCAGATCCCGCCGGATATGGTCGAACCGCCCGAGGCGATGGGACTCGCCGCCGTACGCCTGGCCGGTCAGAATGCCGGTGGGGTCACCGGCACCGTCCAGCGCTCCGAGGCCCTCACCTTCTAG
- a CDS encoding SDR family NAD(P)-dependent oxidoreductase gives MQIAGSSALVVGGAGGLGEATVRRLQAAGAKVVVADLADEKGAKLEKELGVRYVPTDATSEESVLAAIAEAETLAPLRISVDTHGGPAAGGRLVGKDGSPLDLDGFKKTVEFYLTAVFNVMRLSAAAIAKTEPLEEGGRGVIVNTASIAGYEGQIGQLPYSAAKGGVLGMTLVAARDLSPLGIRVCTIAPGTINTPAYGKAADQLEQYWGPQVPFPKRMGRSTEYAQLAQSIIENDYLNGEIIRLDGALRFPPK, from the coding sequence ATGCAAATCGCCGGTAGTTCTGCGCTCGTCGTCGGCGGTGCGGGTGGCCTTGGTGAAGCGACCGTCCGCCGCCTGCAGGCCGCAGGCGCCAAGGTGGTCGTCGCAGACCTGGCCGACGAGAAGGGCGCCAAGCTGGAGAAGGAGCTCGGTGTTCGCTACGTGCCCACCGACGCCACCTCCGAGGAGTCGGTACTCGCCGCCATCGCTGAGGCCGAGACCCTCGCTCCCCTACGCATCTCGGTCGACACCCACGGTGGGCCCGCCGCCGGTGGCCGTCTGGTCGGCAAGGACGGGTCCCCGCTGGATCTCGACGGGTTCAAGAAGACCGTCGAGTTCTACCTGACTGCGGTGTTCAACGTGATGCGACTGTCGGCCGCGGCGATCGCCAAGACCGAGCCGCTGGAGGAAGGCGGCCGCGGCGTCATCGTCAACACCGCATCCATCGCCGGCTACGAAGGCCAGATCGGCCAGCTGCCCTACTCGGCCGCCAAGGGCGGAGTGCTCGGCATGACGCTCGTCGCCGCGCGCGACCTGTCCCCGCTGGGCATCCGGGTATGCACCATCGCCCCCGGCACCATCAACACCCCCGCCTACGGCAAGGCCGCCGATCAGCTGGAGCAGTACTGGGGCCCGCAGGTGCCGTTCCCCAAGCGCATGGGCCGCTCGACCGAGTACGCCCAGCTGGCTCAGAGCATCATCGAAAACGACTATCTCAACGGTGAGATCATTCGTCTCGATGGGGCACTTCGCTTCCCGCCCAAGTAA